The following coding sequences are from one Deltaproteobacteria bacterium window:
- a CDS encoding single-stranded DNA-binding protein, whose protein sequence is MAGLNKVMLIGRLGADPEVKYSPGGTAVTTFKIATSERWKGKDGNLQERTEWHRIVTFGKTAEICGEYLVKGKQIYIEGRLQTRSWEDKDGNKRWTTEIIANTMQMLGSPPNEQAKGQAIGQAIEEVGFSQDNNTPIDDVPF, encoded by the coding sequence ATGGCAGGTCTTAATAAGGTTATGTTAATAGGAAGGCTTGGGGCTGACCCGGAAGTAAAATATTCACCCGGTGGCACAGCAGTTACAACCTTTAAAATTGCTACTTCTGAAAGATGGAAAGGCAAAGATGGGAATTTGCAAGAAAGGACCGAGTGGCACAGGATTGTTACATTTGGCAAGACAGCAGAGATATGCGGCGAATATCTGGTAAAGGGTAAACAGATATATATTGAGGGAAGGCTGCAAACCAGAAGTTGGGAGGATAAGGATGGCAATAAAAGATGGACAACAGAAATAATTGCAAATACAATGCAGATGCTAGGTAGTCCTCCTAATGAACAGGCAAAAGGACAGGCAATAGGACAGGCAATAGAGGAAGTTGGTTTTTCACAGGATAACAATACACCTATAGACGATGTTCCTTTTTAA
- a CDS encoding PBP1A family penicillin-binding protein: protein MSLIIISAAAVSYGVYSYFANGLPSLKTLEEYNPNIITKVYSDDGQIIGEFYTERRIVIPISSMPRHLINAFLAAEDARFFKHEGIDYMSIMRAFYKNLFAGKIVQGGSTITQQVAKSFFLTPERSISRKIREMILAHRIERNLSKEEILHLYLNQIYLGNGAYGVQAASETYFGKDAKEINIAEAALLAGLPKAPSRYSPYYNPQTAKERQHYVIKRMEEAGFIKREDAERSIKYGIKLKPKEVKSLWVGHYFTEHVRRYVEDKYGEDLLYRGGLKIYTTLNVELQKAANLAVANGLKEYDRRHGYRGPLGHLSSKDEMTKFIEEVDGEIIKKPLETSKIYRCVVTAVNPQTKVVTVMLGNRKGEIRFDDIQWAKLYNPTNDPDAGKHLKDINQIIKKGDILLVNIKELPEKEKGTIILTLEQEPIAQASIVAIEPSTGYIRALVGGSDFSKTQFNRVIQSRRQPGSAFKPIIYAGAIDKGWTPASVIMDSPIVFEETIKGEEDWRPQNFDQKFYGPITFRSALTHSRNVVSIKILQDIGVGYAIDYARRLGIMSPLARNLSIALGSSGVSLMELTNAFAVFANQGKRVEPFFIKKITDKAGNIIEENTTLTEDVISTETAFIMTNLLQAVIQEGTGQRAKALGRPAAGKTGTTNNLNDAWFIGYTPDLAAGAWIGYDDERPLGHAETGARAALPIWLYFMQKAVERTPVKNFAIPEGIVFAKIDAMTGKLASQSPDRTIQGQASDKIIFEAFKQGTAPTEFAVENTSVTSRSSRFFEEDSGSGGGKLQRFTDYDSETPERQ from the coding sequence ATGTCTCTCATCATAATCAGTGCTGCTGCTGTCTCATACGGTGTTTATTCATATTTTGCAAATGGTCTACCCTCATTAAAAACACTTGAAGAGTACAACCCGAATATCATAACAAAGGTTTACTCAGATGACGGACAGATTATAGGAGAGTTTTACACAGAAAGGAGGATCGTCATCCCCATTTCAAGTATGCCAAGGCATTTGATAAATGCATTTCTTGCTGCGGAGGATGCCCGCTTTTTTAAACATGAAGGCATTGACTATATGAGCATCATGCGGGCATTTTATAAGAATCTGTTTGCAGGAAAGATTGTGCAGGGTGGAAGCACAATAACCCAGCAGGTTGCAAAATCCTTTTTTCTTACCCCTGAAAGGAGCATATCAAGAAAGATAAGGGAGATGATCCTTGCCCACCGCATAGAAAGGAATCTTTCTAAAGAAGAGATTCTGCACCTGTATCTCAATCAGATATATCTGGGAAACGGCGCCTATGGTGTGCAGGCAGCATCTGAAACATATTTTGGAAAAGATGCAAAAGAAATAAATATTGCAGAGGCAGCCCTTCTGGCAGGTCTTCCAAAGGCGCCAAGCAGATATTCACCATATTATAATCCACAAACAGCAAAAGAGCGTCAGCATTATGTAATAAAAAGGATGGAAGAGGCGGGTTTTATAAAAAGGGAAGATGCTGAAAGGTCCATTAAATACGGCATCAAACTAAAACCAAAAGAGGTTAAAAGTTTGTGGGTTGGACATTATTTTACAGAGCATGTCCGCCGTTATGTAGAAGATAAATATGGCGAGGATTTACTCTACAGGGGTGGACTTAAGATATATACTACATTAAATGTAGAACTCCAAAAGGCAGCTAACCTTGCTGTTGCAAACGGATTAAAGGAATATGACAGAAGGCATGGCTACAGAGGACCATTAGGACATCTTTCCAGCAAAGATGAGATGACTAAATTTATTGAAGAGGTAGATGGAGAGATTATAAAAAAACCGCTTGAGACAAGCAAGATATACCGCTGTGTAGTAACAGCAGTAAATCCACAGACAAAGGTTGTAACAGTAATGCTTGGCAACAGAAAGGGAGAAATAAGATTTGATGATATACAGTGGGCAAAACTCTATAATCCTACAAATGACCCTGATGCAGGAAAACATCTTAAAGATATAAACCAGATTATCAAAAAAGGGGACATACTCCTTGTCAATATCAAAGAACTGCCAGAAAAAGAAAAAGGGACTATAATCCTTACCCTTGAGCAGGAACCGATTGCACAGGCATCCATTGTTGCGATTGAACCATCTACAGGTTATATCAGGGCATTAGTAGGCGGTTCAGACTTTTCCAAAACACAATTCAATAGAGTCATCCAATCCAGAAGACAGCCCGGCTCAGCATTTAAGCCAATCATATACGCAGGAGCAATTGACAAAGGATGGACACCTGCATCTGTGATAATGGACTCCCCTATCGTATTTGAAGAGACCATAAAGGGTGAAGAGGATTGGAGACCGCAGAACTTTGACCAGAAATTTTACGGGCCAATAACATTTAGGAGCGCCTTGACACATTCAAGAAATGTTGTATCAATCAAGATATTACAAGATATAGGGGTTGGCTATGCAATTGATTATGCCCGCAGACTGGGTATAATGTCGCCGCTTGCAAGGAATTTATCCATTGCCCTTGGTTCATCAGGTGTATCCTTAATGGAACTAACCAATGCCTTTGCTGTGTTTGCGAACCAGGGGAAAAGGGTTGAACCATTCTTTATTAAAAAGATAACTGATAAGGCAGGTAATATTATTGAGGAAAATACAACACTGACAGAGGATGTTATAAGTACTGAAACTGCATTTATAATGACCAATCTCCTGCAAGCCGTTATACAGGAAGGCACAGGACAGAGGGCAAAGGCACTGGGAAGACCTGCGGCAGGAAAGACAGGCACAACAAATAATCTAAATGATGCATGGTTTATAGGATATACACCTGACCTTGCTGCAGGTGCATGGATAGGTTATGATGATGAAAGACCTCTTGGTCATGCTGAAACAGGTGCCAGGGCCGCACTTCCTATATGGCTTTATTTTATGCAGAAGGCAGTGGAAAGGACACCTGTAAAAAACTTTGCCATACCAGAAGGGATTGTATTTGCAAAGATAGATGCCATGACAGGAAAACTTGCCTCCCAATCCCCTGATAGAACCATTCAGGGGCAGGCTTCAGACAAAATCATCTTTGAGGCATTTAAACAAGGGACAGCACCAACAGAGTTTGCAGTAGAAAATACATCAGTTACCTCTCGCTCTTCAAGATTTTTTGAGGAAGACAGCGGCAGCGGAGGTGGTAAATTGCAAAGGTTTACAGATTATGATTCGGAAACACCTGAAAGGCAGTAA
- a CDS encoding glycosyltransferase family 4 protein, whose translation MYKTNNRRFNILYFSSFGGMKGGGQRSLYYLVAGLNKNIFNPIVVCPDEGELVDSLKEIGIETMVIPSKRFRHLSIVFIIKLLRLFKEKNIAIVHTDAVADTFYAGIAALFYRIPLIWHIRVSSSMFMDRFLSLLSTRFILVAKALENRFYWLKSTNKLVTIHNGISVEEFDRFPITNIRDEFKIDTGSIVIGCIGRIEEMKGQEYLIKAMSKVVEARRDIRVLLVGEADKKYKEYIMDLIETYRLNNYFSFTGYRKDTLGILNGVDILVSSSSFAEGLSRVILEAMAAGKPVIATDVGGARETITDGINGLVVPPKDEKALSSAILNILNNSEKRQEIGIAGRHIVERDFSIRNNIEKTERLYLEILNAN comes from the coding sequence ATGTATAAAACAAACAACAGAAGATTCAATATACTCTACTTTTCCAGTTTCGGAGGGATGAAAGGAGGCGGGCAGCGAAGCCTCTATTATCTTGTTGCCGGATTAAATAAAAATATCTTTAATCCAATTGTTGTATGCCCTGACGAAGGGGAGTTGGTTGACAGTCTTAAAGAGATTGGCATAGAAACAATGGTAATTCCTTCCAAACGATTCAGACACTTGAGCATTGTATTTATAATCAAACTATTAAGGCTGTTTAAAGAGAAAAATATTGCCATTGTCCATACAGATGCTGTTGCAGATACATTTTATGCAGGCATTGCAGCCTTATTTTATCGCATCCCTTTAATATGGCATATACGGGTAAGCAGCAGCATGTTCATGGATAGATTCCTATCCCTCTTATCTACAAGGTTTATCCTTGTTGCAAAGGCACTTGAAAACAGATTTTATTGGCTAAAATCCACAAACAAACTTGTAACAATCCATAACGGCATTAGTGTGGAAGAGTTTGATAGATTTCCCATAACAAACATAAGGGATGAATTCAAGATAGATACAGGTTCAATAGTTATAGGATGTATTGGAAGGATAGAGGAGATGAAAGGACAGGAATATCTGATAAAGGCAATGTCCAAAGTAGTAGAAGCAAGAAGAGATATAAGGGTATTGCTAGTAGGAGAGGCGGATAAGAAATATAAAGAATATATAATGGATTTGATAGAGACTTATAGGTTGAACAATTATTTCTCCTTTACCGGCTATAGAAAAGATACCCTTGGAATATTAAATGGGGTTGATATATTGGTATCATCATCATCATTCGCAGAAGGACTCTCAAGGGTCATCCTTGAGGCAATGGCAGCAGGTAAGCCTGTTATAGCCACAGATGTTGGAGGTGCCAGAGAAACAATTACAGATGGCATCAATGGTCTTGTCGTGCCACCTAAAGATGAAAAAGCACTGTCATCAGCAATCTTGAATATCTTAAATAATTCTGAAAAAAGACAGGAAATTGGCATTGCAGGAAGACATATTGTAGAAAGAGATTTCTCTATCAGAAACAATATAGAAAAGACAGAGAGGTTATATCTGGAGATATTGAATGCAAATTAG
- the moaA gene encoding GTP 3',8-cyclase MoaA, whose product MPQLIDSYNRSIDYLRISITDRCNLRCVYCMPSDGIQLAHHESILRYEELLRIIKICVSHGVTRIRLTGGEPLVRKGVVDFIKNISDIGVEDLSLTTNGVLLKEYAMALKNAGLGRVNVSLDSLKMERFKSITRADNLEEVLLGLEESFRVGLNPIKVNMVVIKGFNEDEIMDFAMLTKKMPYHIRYIEYMPFEVEAGWQRDKCMTTMEIKDIIERYQKLIPLETPEKRTGPARRYRFSDGIGEIGFISPVSDHFCGSCNRLRLTADGKLRTCLFSDDETDVKDVIRRGAADKEIEDILFHAVKKKPERHYINDNIFKKCSRTMSLIGG is encoded by the coding sequence ATGCCGCAACTAATTGATTCATACAACCGTTCTATAGACTATCTGAGGATATCTATTACAGACCGCTGTAACCTAAGATGTGTTTACTGCATGCCTTCTGACGGCATTCAACTTGCACACCATGAAAGCATCTTAAGGTATGAGGAACTCTTGAGGATAATAAAGATATGCGTGTCACATGGTGTAACAAGGATAAGGCTTACAGGCGGTGAACCACTTGTTAGAAAAGGGGTTGTTGATTTTATAAAGAATATATCTGATATTGGGGTTGAGGATTTAAGTCTTACAACAAACGGTGTTTTGTTGAAAGAATATGCAATGGCGCTAAAAAACGCAGGACTCGGCAGGGTTAATGTTAGTCTGGATTCATTAAAAATGGAGAGGTTTAAAAGTATCACACGGGCTGATAATCTGGAAGAGGTCTTGCTAGGATTAGAGGAATCTTTTAGGGTTGGTTTAAATCCGATAAAGGTAAATATGGTTGTTATAAAAGGGTTTAATGAAGATGAGATAATGGATTTTGCAATGCTGACAAAAAAGATGCCATATCATATAAGGTATATTGAATATATGCCTTTTGAGGTAGAGGCAGGCTGGCAGAGGGATAAGTGTATGACGACAATGGAAATAAAAGATATTATAGAAAGATATCAAAAACTGATACCTCTTGAAACTCCTGAAAAAAGGACAGGTCCTGCAAGAAGGTATAGGTTTTCAGACGGAATCGGAGAAATAGGTTTTATAAGCCCTGTATCAGACCATTTCTGCGGTTCATGCAATAGGCTTCGCCTTACAGCAGACGGTAAACTGCGGACATGCCTGTTTTCTGATGACGAGACAGATGTTAAGGATGTCATTAGAAGAGGTGCGGCAGACAAAGAAATAGAAGACATCCTGTTCCATGCAGTCAAAAAAAAGCCTGAAAGACATTATATAAACGACAATATATTTAAAAAATGCTCCAGAACAATGTCGCTTATAGGTGGATAA